The genomic stretch ATGGACTTGTCATTTGCAACAAAAAGATTCCACACTTGATTCAGATTTCCTAGATTTCTAGATTCGAGAttcatttttttctattgtgcaaaaaataaatcattttcgttacttacaaacaaaaataaaactaatgataatcattaaaattttactaatagcaactgtacaatacaaatatacaacaatgtaaataaatgtaaatttacaaaaatatttacatttcataAAATCGGCTGAGGTAGCTAATAGAAAAATACGTCATCTACTTACCTATATTACAACCAGCATGGACTAGGTACTTCTAATAGATATAATGACAAAATTATCGACAATAATATACTCATTGgataataaaatacatgaataaaaaataatacaatactatatatgtatatatagttttatttatattttctacGAGAAATAGTGGTAAGTTTGGAgcctataaatttttaaactttataccGGGAGGAGGGGATATATATACAATTTTGACTGTATTTATTTACTGCTACTTACAAATAATCAACAACTAAAGAAATCTATCGTTTTTGAGTTTCAAACGCATCAAACTTTGTTTGCGTAATAGATCAGTACCGTAAAACCAATAGCATGTTTTTCATTAATACCTATTTCAAAATGAATTCGCATTCACTGCTGATCCTATGGCCATTAATTTCCTCACAAACTCGTGTGAGagtaccgtaaactcaggtttctatagtcctaagcgttcatcaatagtccaaacagactttttaacatttcgaacaattacagaactgctaacgccatctaggaggttcatcgtgCATTTTATATTGGATTAGGCtcggactatagaaacctgagtttacagTACTGAAAACACAGCATATACATTGCCAGCAATTAATGCGTAAATATCGGTCGAGAGGGAAGTGTACTTTTCTGCTGCATAACTGATGAGTTATCAAATTATCGATTTCCATTTACAGGAAATCAGTGTTGTACTTGAGTAGGTATACATTATGTACAGAATCTCGTCTAATGTGTAATAGACATAGGTGATCTCGACTTTGAAAAGTGATCTGAGTGAGTTCGGGAGCGAGATGGAAACGCCCTTATGACCTTAAAATGACTGTCAGCAATGGCTGAATGAGGGAAGCCAATGATAGAGTTGTGGCGGAAAAGGAAAGAGGACATTCTGCAGTGAACAGAATATATTACTGTAGATTGACTAAGCATCTGTCGTAGGAAGTTTTACCCCCTTTTTTCAaaatccattgattaaatttatctaacggataaatgtgatgccgtctctgtttgctttgttcgaatagacggagacggcatcacatttaaccgtcaaataaaattaagcagCTCTTTAGTCTGTACCATGCCCGGTTTTAAAACtggccttatactacgaaggtacgaagtgcataattcgaacttcgtatcttgccgtctcgctgacgctaataccTATTatctaatacgagagtgagaggggcggtaggtacgatacgaacttggattttcgaatttcgtagtagcccctcggACGGCCCTATCTCTGTCGCTGAGtatcgtaaaaggcgactaataataataatagtaatgggCAGCAGCACTTTCTATTGGCGATTACGAACTCCCGACAccagctctgcggtgtggaaaggaaaaccaccacactattttcctaaGAAAGTCGTCATTCGTTATTCGAAACTCAAAAacctataataaaaaacttatcCTTTTTTAAAACAACGTGGGTCTTTTCAAATTAGACATTTAttctatcttttttttaaagaagttgCGTAACTCAACTGTACTTTTTAAtgattgtaggtacttacttgtaATCCAAACTatatatttgtaacaaatttgCAGTCAATCTGATCACTACAACCGGGTGAactttgacttgcaagatttgatccaaacaaacaaacattaaaaataaaaattcttgtAAAAACACATGCGAGAGATGAAGTGCGCTTTTCCGGACAATGGTGATCTATATACGTTCTTTTGGTCTAGGGTTGCCAACCATCCTTTTCCCAGAATGTAATGCTTTTTATAGTCTCCTggctcagatcaaataaaaagtaaacatGGAGCGCGGTGAAACGCCGAGTGAGGCcggttttataaacatgtgtgcgtaggccggtgttgccataataattctCAGTACCCCGATACTACACAAATATCGTTACCGttgaataacgttttaataGCGTTTTAAATACTTTCACACTTTGATACCGTTACTACATTAAAATACGTTAGTAAACGTTTACAAGAAACAAAAACTTTATGTTGCGTGTCACTTTCTCACGTTTTAAGTCGTGCTAATAAAGAATAGCATTTATTACATATGTGGCTTTTACCCAATAACAGGgtaactacaatattataatggcaacactagtgttgacgtttgatttttattgaaaatattggTTTTCGAGTTTACTTACGTGTGAAAAGTGAATCCATTCTGCTTGTTATTTTTGCACGAATAGTTTTTACACCCTTTCACTACGCAATTTGGCATTATTAGTGATATTAGTCGAAGTTAAAAATACGTTGTGCTTCACGGGAATGCGTTGCTCAAGTAATAaggttttggtgtagtttgGTTGCAAGTGTGCGTGCCACTGTGTTAGCACACGGATTGGTGTAGTTTGACCGGCCTCACTTTGTTGTTCGCAGCGCCctatctttactttttatttgatctgggTCTCCTGGATAGATTTTAAAAACCGTCCTGGGTTTTGAAAGATCCCTGATAAGGTCATGtatttaaaatttgtaattgtaatacggcatttgacaactcctgattttgccatatctttataatattatgaaaatatagatacttAAACCCTTAAACAGATAGTGCAAATAGTGTTGTGTgtgtttctgtatcgcttactgtgtctggtgtacaataaagagtgtttgtattgtattgtattgtgtttagcgaaaagaaaatttaaatcggttgaaaattggatttatagtttttttgaaaaatctatatacctctCTTCTTCAAACGCTTTTcactatgcagcaagtatggcagtactggcgtgtgacgtcagatgccagtatgtctttctctgtctaatcttgaatttcaaacctttataactttgttatttgtaaaggtagcttaaaaattgtttttctattcgataacaggcattatgtagttttaatttataaaacatatacaaaatagtcaaataccgtatttttttacatactcGATTAAGCTACTTTAATACAGCATTCTGTTTTTAAAACGAATCGTCTTGATTTTTACAACTTCTAGTTAATAAAACTGTGGTTGGCAACACTAATTTGTTCTAAAATCGCCTACAATCGCTTATACCCGATAAAAAGCGacttaatataattatgctAATAAAGTAGATTCACTTTTTCTCGCTGGCAAGGGCCTGTCCTAGGGATGCCGTCGCGACCGATGGGTTTGCCGCGTTTACTATTTTTTCGAGCAGCAACTGCGTCTGCATCtgaaagtaagaaaaaaaacaagttaaataaaagctctaacatctggtagcatggtgaacgaacggttttgttgctctgaggatgaactctggttgagtacGAAACACGACAGTTTAGCCTCCAAGGGTTCAAAGTGAtaccatacacacacacaaacatcacgcctgtattcccaaatcgggtaggcagagcacacgaaacgttaccttACCGTTACTTACCATTTTCTCTGTgtcattcaaatttacaaaaaaataaattcaactttatgtATGAGACCTTAAGTTTCAaatttcgatgtggattttttttattgtatggtgTTTCTCAGGTggttagtgtggtggtggtgataattgGATTGGCGTGATTTGTGCATGTTTTTACGGCGTGGAGGTGGAAaatctgcatgaacacacattatTGATATgaatctccgcaaagtaacgcctgattcaacaaattaaataaaaacctgcTATActatattacaaaatttgctaATCGCTATCGCGCAGGAACTCTGAATATTTTatccaaatcagttcagcgattTATGCGTAAAGAGATAACAGAcagaactttcgcattttttatATTGGCAAGAATTTTCGTCACAAATCTGACAGTTCTAAATAAAGCGGTGCCTTCATTTTAATTCCTAGTGTTCATCTGACAGTTCTAAATAAAGCGGTGCCTTCATTTTAATTCCTAGTGTTCATCTGACAGTTCTAAATAAAGCGGTGCCTTCATTTTAATTCCTAGTGTTCATAGTCACACTATAAGGAGAATTAGCCACAGTAAATAAAGGTgaggccacatgcagtcgctcgtcgctcgtttgcagcgataaatctggtcacgtgaccccattttaaatgtgattttgaatttcccgcgactcgaAAAAGTAGCggcaagtcgccgcgtcgagcagcagcgacaagatggctgcttgcaggaatgatcttggtcttggaagctgatttcttaatctcatttagtagcagtcgtggcagtagtacaaataaaagaaattgcaGTAAATGAaaaacccccaacgcaaaaaagggtgttattagtttgaccgctatgtgtgtctgtttgtctgttgcaccgtagctcttcaacaggtgaaccgatttgaatgcggttttttttattgaaagcaggttttctagcgacggttcttagaTATGTCTCATCAAattcggttaagccgtttttgagatattaagcTTTGAAATATTTCAATATCGGGGGTTTTTCATCTTTTCACGTTAATAAGGTTATAATGTATAGAAATTTAGAAATAGAAGTAGCCTGGTCACCTCGTTGCCATTTCCATCGGCCGCGGCACGCACTTTCTCCAACTCCTCAGTCAGCAACTTAGATCTCTCGTTTACAGTGTTTCGATGTACTATAAAGGATTgtctagaaaaataaaacagaaattatgggagcgccaaagttcgcatactcttcgttTGTCAGAATTtgtttcccactgaaaccttaaatttaaaaaaaaaaaatgatcattctatagaaaactataggttaggttaggtttgttttataacaattctaaacaatcattggattcagagaaaaaagagttatgacaaatgatcattttgacaaacattacattcagactttcaataagtatgcgagccaatatggacccaGATTTGACACATAAATCAATATTGTGGGACAATTTGCAACAATTTTTAAGATTCCATTTGGCACCCGCGATACAGACCCAGAGGCTAGTTCAAAGGCCGCCGAAAAAGATataaaaaagatgtttttttttatggtatagggggcaaacgagcaaacggatcacctgatggtaacCAATGTTATCTTTTGCTAAACTTTACCTGCAGCTTCGCACGCGAAAAAGTCTTTATTGATTGGTCCTATCTGGTGACCTATCGAACTGCCGAGAATTTCGGCATGGTAAAACCTACAATGCTGGCACTAACACGTTTGTctaaatgaaattatattgttttcaagTTACAATTGAACTCCAGTCAGGCATAAACCCAAGTCCCAAGGCAGATCAAGAAATTTCGGcagattttttatataagacggggaaaatgagcatgcgggtcacctaatgggaagcaaccaccgccgcccatggacacctgatGTTCCTAGTAATCAAAAAAACCATTGCAAGCAACATAATCACGCCAAATTTCTGTCGCGTGATTTTGCACTTATGGTGTGCCATATCAAGCTAAtaaatcctgccatgaagcagcagtgcttgcactgttgtgtttcggcgtggagagtaagacagccagtgaaattactggcacatgaggtatcccatcttaggcctctaggttggcaacgcgtctgcaatacccctggtgttgcagatgtttatgggcggtggtgatctcttgccatcaggagacccatttgcttgtttgccatccagtcgaataaaaaaaaaaaaacctaggtTGCGTAAGTCAGTACACTCAAAGTACACTAaaatactctaaaaaaaaaaccaatttaTAGCATAAAATAAACCAACTCACCGAATAACAACCATCTGTATCATAATGCCAACCAGCGCAAAGCCAAAGCACATCAAGATAATCATATAGTTgggcatttttttaacaccGGATACACCATAGTATGACTTGTTCTTCTTCGCCTGTGGCTCTTGTGCATTTTGAGTGTTGGTTTCATAATAGTAACTATATTGAGGGTTCTTGCGTAAACTGAAATTGAACATCCATCTTATCAATGCATCTTTTTTCtgcctttataaataaaaatttgaggCGTTAGGGCTGGATTTAGAGGCTTGAAGTTCTTGAGACAAAAACCGAAATAATTGCTGACtcattgaaatgttttttttttgctaaaccTCTATTATGGAAGGGTCTATCCATGTGGAAACTTTGAGGCTGTAAATCCAGCCCAGTAAGGTGTTAGTGGTTTTTCACATACCCGTCATGTAAACCACTATATTCCTCTAAACCAACCTCTAAATTCAATTACAGGTTGTTACTTACTTTATCATAtgtaaatacaaattatttttgaaatacagGTGAATGTAGTGCAATTTCTAGAGAACTCACTTATAAGGTACATGGGGTTTATACACATATGCATTGCTAGCACTGTGTGCCGCAGCGCTCGACAGGATATCGTACTGAGCCCTGCTGCTCGCTTTACTGAGAACATTGTATGCCTCTACAATCTTCACAAAATGCTCCTGTGCCTTTGCATCCTTGTTTTTATCCGGATGATACTGAAAATAGATAATTTAGTTCTTAAAGAAGAGCAAAATCTTTACTTTTTGTGCTCTTGTGTTTTAGTCTGAAGGTCTGGTAAATTACTAATCCTATCAAAACAAAAATGTGAAATgggagccaagttcaatattatgatataatgTCTTGGTTGTTGACTTCAAGAACAAAAGAAATGAGAtataaatgggtgc from Choristoneura fumiferana chromosome 7, NRCan_CFum_1, whole genome shotgun sequence encodes the following:
- the LOC141429738 gene encoding dnaJ-like protein 60 isoform X1; its protein translation is MFILKRLVIKSLNSYVRLYSLGKKSHYDVLNLRRNCTDKEIKEAFIQMSKEYHPDKNKDAKAQEHFVKIVEAYNVLSKASSRAQYDILSSAAAHSASNAYVYKPHVPYNLRKNPQYSYYYETNTQNAQEPQAKKNKSYYGVSGVKKMPNYMIILMCFGFALVGIMIQMVVIRQSFIVHRNTVNERSKLLTEELEKVRAAADGNGNEMQTQLLLEKIVNAANPSVATASLGQALASEKKESPEESLLTEYGVGEGANDWYKATFKNNMKVNPLGFSTETWFD
- the LOC141429738 gene encoding dnaJ-like protein 60 isoform X2, which gives rise to MFILKRLVIKSLNSYVRLYSLGKKSHYDVLNLRRNCTDKEIKEAFIQMSKEYHPDKNKDAKAQEHFVKIVEAYNVLSKASSRAQYDILSSAAAHSASNAYVYKPHVPYNLRKNPQYSYYYETNTQNAQEPQAKKNKSYYGVSGVKKMPNYMIILMCFGFALVGIMIQMVVIRQSFIVHRNTVNERSKLLTEELEKVRAAADGNGNEMQTQLLLEKIVNAANPSVATASLGQALASEKK